In the genome of Daucus carota subsp. sativus chromosome 9, DH1 v3.0, whole genome shotgun sequence, the window GGCCTGCAATCTTTTTATACAACGCAGATGTTGATTATTTTACTTAAAGAAAGCATGCTaaaaagattttaattaaacaaaatactGTATATAAAAGAAATTGGAATAAAGTGAATGCTCCAGGAGAAACCCTGTAATCCTGTACTATCTTTCCAGCTTCACAACATGAATAGACTATGGCGAGGCATATTCGATCAGACCAGACCAAATATATCAATTTGCAAATCCAGTCTTCGGTGAGGTCTGGTCCGAAATGGTGAAAATACAGACCAGACACTCttttcctctcatttctttgcatttttttgtattatatgtcacacattttaaggtgcatttacatagtttcataatttattataaaaaatttctttttatataaatatttaaatattaattttttattcaaaaaaaattaaaataatttatgaaagtatatcctatatataaaagttttaaaatgtgtTAAACAACCTAGGTAGAGAGATGGAGTATATATTAATAGTGCCACTCCATAATTTACGAATTTTAGAGGCATAAAATTAAATTCCGTCATAATTAAGTAATCCTAACTAATATGGCgaaaatatttgtataatagagatgaataaataatttaaacgaATAAATTTTGTATGACCAAGTACATGTGATGCAAATCTTTGCCACTGTTGATTTCACCATGGCATCGAATCAAATCTTTGCTATCATACAATCGATTAATTTTCCCACCAGCACTGCTATGAGTTCTATAAAAAGGGTCAGCCAGTGCATTCTTTATTGTCATCAAGCAAAGCAggaaataagaaatttttttcatcAGATGGGTGCTAATCAGTCTGCTGTGTATGCTTCAAATGAAGCCAATGAATCATTCGTGACGAAGAAGCCTGCTTCTAATCGAGGCGATGGGTTGTTCATGCCTAACAAGACTGGCCAGGTCTTGAAGTCTGCTCCTAATGGAGCCGGGTTGTTCATGCCTAACAAGACCGGCAACAAGACTGGTCAGGTCTTGAAGTCTGCTTCTAGTGGGGCCGATGGGTTGTTCATGCCTAACAAGACTGGCCAGGTCTTAATATTCCGTTCCTCGTCTAAGTGGAAAAGCCATTTTCAGTCCtccaaacaaacaaataagCTGGTCAGTTACATAATTAATCCTGTGCTGTGCTCTGCATAAATTGTGATTTATCcagtaataaattttttttttatgttttttcgaAGATGGTGATTCATTTCACAGCTGCATGGTGTGGACCTTGTCGCACCATGGAACCTATAATCCGCGACTTTGCTGCTAAGTACGTGGCTGTGGAGTTCATCCAGATTGATGTAGACGAGTTAGAAGTACgctaatttttttcatttcacgTTACTAATCCATATTCCCTGATTGGGTGCGCTCAGTGGAGAACAGTTTTTACCGTGAGAATTGTTTTGCACTTTCTAAGAAGTGCAGAACAATTGTTCTCACAAATAAAATGTTCTTACTTGAATCACTGCCTTGATTAATGGGCGAGACTAATATCTAGTGCCTGTGGTTTATGCAGGCTGTGGCTCGAGAGTACGCTGTGCAGGCATTGCCAGCATTCATACTGATAAAGAAGGGGAAAGCCGTTGACAAGGTTGTTGGAGCAGACAAGGCAGCACTTCAGAAGAAGATCGAGATATATATGGCCTGAGTCCTGACATATGAATGTTAGACCGCGATATCATATTATGCGAAAACAATAAGCAAAGCAGTACAATCTGTGAGCCTGAAATAATGACCTTTTCTAATTAGGCCAGTATCCTATGgtttgtaataatatttttgtgaatGATTGCACTTCTGAACCCTGCTTGTAAAAAAAGTTGGCTTTAAATAATGATCGGAGCAagtttttacattaattttggaCTACTTTATTCAGAAGTCACGGCTGTAGTTTTATTTCTTAATCAAAGATAATCAAACTCAACCGATCATCATAATATTTCCAAAATTTcttctaataaattttagttttagtttgATAATGAAAATTGATAGGCTGATAGCCTTATTTTCTGTACTGTCTACAATTCACgtgtatttcatttttttttttcaaacagaGAAAAGAATAGAACCATGAAcagaatattaaatttatcataaaataagCAAAGAATGTTTCTTTATGTTTGATTCTTTTCTTCTGTTCCAGATGTCATCACTCTCACAAAATAAAGAATGTTTTGGAGGTAAAATTAGCTCTGTCTTTTCCTTATCAAACTCGAAAACAAAGGAAGCAAAGGATCCATGTCCTCTGATACTTTCGACAGCTTGTATTACCAGCATCGTCGTCAGTGACAAGCTGTTTCTTACAATGCAGTTCCGCCACTATATATAGGTATCGACACTGTAGAACTAAATCAACCTAATAGGCCTTACTTTTCAATTTATACACTAAAATATTGATCACGCGTTCAAGAACTGAATCACATGAATTCAGCTGTCACCAAGGAAAGCATCATTGAAGTAGGACTCGAGGAGGTGGAGCACGGCCATAGTGTCAAAATTCAAGAACTGAATCACATGAATTCCGTCTTGTATAATGCTGTCACCAAGGATAACATTGAGGTCCTCCTGGAGAGTGAGCACAGGCTTGCTATCGACAAACAACTGACTCCTACAAAGGACACAGTACTTCATCTAGCAAGCCAATACGGTAGCATAAACTGTCTGGAACACATGTTAAGTGTCCATAAGTCCCTTCTATTACTGATCAACTCAACTGGTGAGACTGCACTTCACCTGGCAGCAAGAGAAGGACACTTCGAAGTAGTTCAAGAGCTCCTTGATGCAGCCAAGTCTTCGCCTCTAACAGCTGAATCTTCGCAAAACACATCATTAACTGCACTGCAAGTTCTGATTAGAACAACCGACATGGAACGTGAAACGGCCTTGCACTTGGCTGTAAGATACAATCACAAAGAGGTGGTTCAACTGCTGTTAAATGAGGATCCAAGCCATGTATATCCTCGGAATAAGTATGGTGAAACTCCACTCTACATGGCTTCTTTCAGGTGTCATGTAGATATAGTAAAAACAATTCTTGAAAATTCTGAATCCCCAACATTTGGTGGTCCTAATCAAAGAACTGCTCTGCATGCAGCACTTTCCCATACTGGAGGACCTGGTACCATCTCTCAATTTCTCCGAATTTGTTTGCTAatgcatgttaatttttttaacatactAATTTATACCTTTGTTAATAAAACTTTGCCTTTAAAGACTAATATGTATTCATTATTAAAGCCCCAAGGGTTACTGAAGTCCCCAAGGAGCCCGGGCAACCACTCGAGGCCATATTCATCCGCCCCTGTGTTTCAGCATGCGTGAAACTTCTATTAGAAAAGGACAGAGGTCTCATCAAGAAAGCAGACTGCTACGGATGGACAGCATTTCATTATGCGGCACATAATGATCTTTATAGCATAGTTAAGGATCTTGTTGCTGCAGACAAATCTGTCGGGTACCTAACAGATTTGTATCATGGTAAAACAGCTCTGCATGTAGCAGCATATCAAGGCAATTATATTGTGATGCACAAACTTGTGCAATATTTTCCGGATTCCTTGCAGACGGTGGATTGGCAAGGGAGAAATATATTGCACATAGCCGCGGAGCAGGACCAAAAGAAGGTGATTAACTTTATCATGTCACTTAATTATAAGGAACTTAACAAACTTATGAATCGAAGG includes:
- the LOC108202601 gene encoding thioredoxin H-type, coding for MGANQSAVYASNEANESFVTKKPASNRGDGLFMPNKTGQVLKSAPNGAGLFMPNKTGNKTGQVLKSASSGADGLFMPNKTGQVLIFRSSSKWKSHFQSSKQTNKLMVIHFTAAWCGPCRTMEPIIRDFAAKYVAVEFIQIDVDELEAVAREYAVQALPAFILIKKGKAVDKVVGADKAALQKKIEIYMA
- the LOC108202600 gene encoding ankyrin repeat-containing protein ITN1; translated protein: MNSAVTKESIIEVGLEEVEHGHSVKIQELNHMNSVLYNAVTKDNIEVLLESEHRLAIDKQLTPTKDTVLHLASQYGSINCLEHMLSVHKSLLLLINSTGETALHLAAREGHFEVVQELLDAAKSSPLTAESSQNTSLTALQVLIRTTDMERETALHLAVRYNHKEVVQLLLNEDPSHVYPRNKYGETPLYMASFRCHVDIVKTILENSESPTFGGPNQRTALHAALSHTGGPAPRVTEVPKEPGQPLEAIFIRPCVSACVKLLLEKDRGLIKKADCYGWTAFHYAAHNDLYSIVKDLVAADKSVGYLTDLYHGKTALHVAAYQGNYIVMHKLVQYFPDSLQTVDWQGRNILHIAAEQDQKKVINFIMSLNYKELNKLMNRRDREGNTPLHLVARFGCYLKKLMVLTKGSDWDVLNNEGLSPLDVIDDVPIDSYTAGHRMIKGRLYAAKFQGQYLPLQDVEIEMHEVKMKDPEKRKNKRQRVKDLTSRYVEKYEKAINTHIIVAALIATVALTAGFAMPGGFNSTEGSKYAGSPMLLPKAAFWIFIITDATALVLSIISLFLYFLTILYKEEGIVGQSMFWPSCVLNGLSIVAMMVAFMSGTFAILAAHALPLAIIVCLVSFPFFLFLLYAFISLYIYQVAEYKMVVFGTW